The region GTTTAGAAGTATACGGCTCCCAGAAGAAAGGCGGGTGAGAAATATGGATGTAGACCAGTGTAGCGACAGATCATCGCCGTTTTCGCGAAAATTCAGGGGAATATCCATATTTCTTGCCTTTAGTTACGCAAGATAGGATGGCTGTTTCCCGCATGAAGGAGGGAACATCCATGCTGCGCATTTACAAGACCAACTGCGAGGCGCTCCGCGAACTTTCCCTGGCATCACTGGAAAAAGGAGCCTGGTTGAGCCTCACCGCTCCCGATGCCGATGAACTGACCGCTGTGGCCGATCTTACCGGCGTCCCCCTCGACGCCCTCAAGGCAGCTCTCGACGAGGAAGAGCGCTCCCGCGTGGAGATCGAGGACAACTATATCCTCGTCATCACCAACGTCCCTACCTTGCGGGACAGCTACAGCTACGACACTCTGCCGCTCGGCATCGTGCTGACCAAGGACCATTTTATCACTGTCTGCCTGGAAAGTCACCAGGTGCTGGAGGAATTCGCCGCCGAGGGGCCGCGGTCTTTCTCCACTTACAAGAAAACGCGCTTCCTTTTCCAGATTCTTTATAAATCGGCGCTGCTGTATCTTAAGTATCTCAAACAGATCAACCGCCGCACCGACGAGATCGAGCGCGATCTCCGCCAATCGGTGAAAAACCAGGAGATATTCCAGCTCCTTGAGCTGCAGAAGGGCCTGACCTACTTTACCGCCTCGTTACGCTCCAACGGCATCGTGCTCGAACGGTTGCTCCGCCTGCGCTCCAACAAAGAACTCCAGCATCTGATTGCCCTGTACGAAGAGGATGAGGATCTGCTGGAAGATGTGATTATCGAGAACAAGCAGGCCATCGAGATGGTTGAGATGTACAGCCATGTCCTCAGCGGCATGATGGGGGCCTTCACGTCCATCATTTCCAACAATCTCAACCTGGTCCTTAAATTCCTTGCCGCCGTTACCATCCTGCTGGCGATTCCGACGATGGTCGCCAGCTTCTGGGGGATGAACGTCGATGGCCTTCCCTTCAGCGGTGAGAACGGCTTCCTGGCCGTCGTCCTCATCGCCGTGGCCGCCGCCGTTATCAGCGCCTACGGACTGTGGCGACGCGGCCTGCTGTGATTGATACCGACAGCCTCCGGCGAATATTCGCCGGAGGCTGTCGTCGTTTTTCCCTGTCTGATTCCGGTTATTGCTGCCAGGGCTGCTCGCCGGCCCGGTCGCGCTCTTCCCATCCCCGGTAGTCATTCTGCTCACCTGGGCGGCGGTGGCTGCCGGCGTAGCGGATACCGGCGAATTCGGCCAGCTCCCTATCGACGGTCACAAGGTCGCCTCGGTCCAGTTCGCTGAAGGCGTTTTTGCCGGCCGCCTGCACGGCCAGCTTCATCTCGGCGGTGCAGGAATCGAGGAAATTGGCCAGATGCCGCGCCGCTTTTTCGATGTCGACCTTGTCGTTCATCTTGCCGTCATAGAGGGCGAGCTGCGCCGGCGGCGCCTGCGGCAACACCTTGACCACCTGGCTCTGCAGAGCGGCCATCAGCGCGATGGTACCGATGTAGACGGCGTCGGCGCCCAGGGCCAGCGCCTTGAGGAAATGGCCCGGCGTGACCAGGCCGCCGGCGATGATGAGGGTGAACTGATCGCGCAGCCCGTTCTCGACCAGCCAGTCGACCGTCCGCACCAAGGAGTGGAAGGTGGGCAGGCCCATGTCGTCCTCCAGCGTGGGCGGGGCCGCCGACGTGCCGCCCTCCGCGCCGTCGATGACGATGTAGTCGGCCCGGGTCTGGGCGATGACCGCCAGTTCGTATTCGATATAATCGCTGCCGGCGATTTTCACCCCCACCGGTACATCGTACTGTTCTTTCATCGTGTTGACCATCTTGATGATGTCCCGCGTGCTCTCCTTGCCTGGCATGCGTGCGTTTACGGCCGTATCCTGGCCTTTTTCAAGCCGCCAGGCGCGTCTTAGGTGCTCGCCGATTCCGTCGTGGCGGATGGGTTCCTCCACCGCTCCGCCCCAGGCCCCCTGGCCGAGCTGGATCTCGATGGCGTCGAGACGGCCAAGCTGCTCGGGGCCGCTCAGCCACCCGCCGCGGTTGTACTGGCCGATAAGGTATTTGGCGCTGTCCCGCTCCTCGTCGGTCACCGCCGACTCGCCCGTGTTCGTGGCCGTCCCGGCGAGCGACGCTCCCTTGGCCAGGGCCATTTTCATCTGCAGGCTGAGGGAACCGCCGTACGACATGCCGGTGATGAGGATGGGGATGTCGAGCCGCAGCGGCTTGGCGGCCCGCGGTCCGATCACCGTTCCGGTGGTTATTTCGAGCGTGTTTGTCGTGGGCAGCTTGAAAAGCTGACAGGGATTCAGCAGAAGCTTGTTCCATGGCGACAACACAACCGGGCTGCCGAGCGGCCTGCTGATCGTCGTGCCCAGCTCAGCGCGGATGCCGGCCTCGATTATCCCCCGCGGGGTGAGTTTCTCGGCCACTGTCGCCAGCAGGAAGGGGTTGTCCTTGTAGTCTTCTGTCAGCATCTTCACCGTCGCCTCGTCAAACATCGGGTCCAGCATCTTCATCATCAGCATGCTCATCAGCATCGTCGGCACCTCCCGCTTTTCCTGCCAATAGTGTTGACGCCATAGGGCGGTTTTAACCGGCGCCTTGCATAAATCGGGGACCGCCGGCCACAATAAACGTGAGAAAAACGATGCGAGGTGCATGCATGAACACACTTAAATTCTGCGAAACCAATCTCAACATTCACGAAAGCATGGCGAAGGTGGCCGATAAGGCCAAAACCGAGTTTACCAATGTCGATATATCCACCGAGCCTTGTCTCGGCCATTGCGGCCAGTGCGCCGAAATGCCGATCGCTCTTGCCAACGACCAGCTCGTCAGCGGCGACACCACCCATGTGCTGTTTGAGCGTGCCAAAAACATCATCGGCGAGCGGGAGGTAGCCGCCCCGAACGTCAGAAAGTAGCAAACCGGCCCGCATTTTCCCGCCACGACAAGACCCCGGACTGTTTAGTCCGGGGTCTGGCCGTTCGCCAAGGCATCCATTTTTATAGTCCGGCGGTTCTTTTTCCAGTGATGAAAAAGGGGTTAATACAATATTTGGCGACGAAATAACATAAGACAACCGCACAAGCGGCTACGGAAAAATATTTGAGCCAGATATTCACCGGCAGTTTCCGCACCATATAGGCCAAAGGGATTACTATGCACTGATGGACATAGTAAATTGCATACGAATTGGCGGCCAGCCCACGCCACAGGCTGGCGTCGCTGCCGGCGGCCCTGGCGAACAAGGCGATCAGGGCCATCGCGGCGGAAAGGCAGAAGTTGGCGTAGACGAGCGCATGACCGGCTTTGAACATCACGGGGATGTCGGCCGTCAGGGTAAAGGCCACGCGGTAAGCCAGAAACACGACCAGCATCAAGGCGGCCGCGGGTCCCCAGTAAAGCAGGCTCGGCCTGTAGCCGTCGCCGTCGAACCAGGCGTTTTTCCACGCATATACCCCAAGGCCGAAGTAGCAGAAATACAGGCCAATCCTCACCGGCTGAATCATGAACAGGTATTTGCAGTTCACCCAGGCGTCAGACCAAAAGAACAGGTTGGCGAAAAAGAAGGGCGCCGCCGACAGCAAGGCAAAAAGCGGAAAAAAGCGGACCGGGGGGTTATTAACCGCTGGCCGCCGCGCGAAGTATGCGGGCGTAAGCCTGTACGCGACAATCAACAGCGCGAAAAACAGCGCCAGTATTCCCAGAAACCAGTAATGAGCCTGCTGATAATACCTTCCGAAAAAGTCGTTGATCCAGAACGAGACATAGCCGGGCGGCGCACTAGTGCGACTGAAGACGGCGCTGTAGGCGACCGCGGGGGCGATTACCAGCACGCCGAACACCCAGGGCAGAACGATGCGCCACAGTTTATCCCGCCAGAATCCCCCCGTTCCCTTCGTGAGCAGGGCCGGAAGCGCGAAATAGCCGGCGATCAGAAACATGACCGGCATGATGAACACGTCGGTCGCGAGAATGAACAAGTCGAAAAACCCGCTCTTGCGAATATCGTTCCACATACCACCAGTCGAGATTCCAGGTGGTGTAGCCCATGGCGACGTGGAACACTACCACCAGGAGAACAATGAAGGCCCGCAGGTTGTCGAGGAAGTATATCCTTTTTACGGTCTGAGGAAACGCGTCCATGGCTGATCAGCCTTTCTCGCGACTATTTCCCGCAGCGGCGTTTTCAACCGGCAGCCGCTTCAGCCCATCATGCCTCCGGGAGGTTCCTCCCGCGCGGTCATGTCGCGGCTGGCCACCACATCTACGCCCAGTCCGAGAATGTCGGCGACGATGACATCCCCCTCCCTGACCGGCGCTGATACGGCAACGGTCGACAGGCAGCCGGCGCAGGCCATTATTTTGTCCTTGGGCAACGGCTGGCGGGAAACTACGGGCAATAGCGGCAGCCGTCCGCCGCTTATCCTGACGGTGCTTGTCAACGTCCTTTTCGGCGCCGTCACTTCCTCGCGAGCGTAGTCCTGCCCGCGGGGGCATGAAAAACCCGCCATCCCGGTTATCTTTCCGTCGGCAATGCTTACCTCGCCTACGCAGCTAAGCGGGCAGACGATGCAGCTTATCCGCCGCTTTTCTTCCTGTTTATTCACCCTGTTCACCACCTTGCCGCCGGAGAACGACCGTGACGACGTCGCCGATTGCCCGGAGCTTATCGGCCGGAATGTCGGCCACCACCATTTCTCCCGGTTTGGCCACCGGCAGCACCCGTTCCAGCAGCAACTCACTGTTGCTTAACAGGCGGAGCGTAACCCGGCGTTCGGGTCTGGCGACCCGCATATACAGGCGGACGGGGGCGGTCCGGACGTCGTCAAGCCTCACGACCTGCGGCACGGCTGTCCGTACGCCGTCGGACGCCATTATCCGGGCCAGGCGGCCGACCGAGGAGGACAGACCGCACGCGTGGCGGGCGGCATATTTGCCGGCTGTTTCGCCTTCCTCGGATACGAAGTCAACCAGGTCATGCACATGCACGACATTGCCGGCGGCGAAAAAACCGGGCAAGCTGGTCTGGCGCAGCTGGTCGACCACCGGGCCGCCGGTCAGGCCATCCATTTCGATCCCCAGATCACCGGACAACTCGTTTTCCGGAATGAGCCCCACCGACAGCAGCAGGCAGTCGCATTCCAGGTCGAACTCGCTGCCCGGCACCGGCCGCAGGGCGTCATCCACTTTGGCGCAGGTTATGCCGGTGACGCGGTCTTTCCCGTGCACGCCAACAA is a window of Selenomonadales bacterium 4137-cl DNA encoding:
- a CDS encoding DUF1667 domain-containing protein gives rise to the protein MNKQEEKRRISCIVCPLSCVGEVSIADGKITGMAGFSCPRGQDYAREEVTAPKRTLTSTVRISGGRLPLLPVVSRQPLPKDKIMACAGCLSTVAVSAPVREGDVIVADILGLGVDVVASRDMTAREEPPGGMMG
- a CDS encoding DUF1450 domain-containing protein; the encoded protein is MNTLKFCETNLNIHESMAKVADKAKTEFTNVDISTEPCLGHCGQCAEMPIALANDQLVSGDTTHVLFERAKNIIGEREVAAPNVRK
- a CDS encoding magnesium transporter CorA family protein, whose amino-acid sequence is MLRIYKTNCEALRELSLASLEKGAWLSLTAPDADELTAVADLTGVPLDALKAALDEEERSRVEIEDNYILVITNVPTLRDSYSYDTLPLGIVLTKDHFITVCLESHQVLEEFAAEGPRSFSTYKKTRFLFQILYKSALLYLKYLKQINRRTDEIERDLRQSVKNQEIFQLLELQKGLTYFTASLRSNGIVLERLLRLRSNKELQHLIALYEEDEDLLEDVIIENKQAIEMVEMYSHVLSGMMGAFTSIISNNLNLVLKFLAAVTILLAIPTMVASFWGMNVDGLPFSGENGFLAVVLIAVAAAVISAYGLWRRGLL
- a CDS encoding acyltransferase family protein; the protein is MWNDIRKSGFFDLFILATDVFIMPVMFLIAGYFALPALLTKGTGGFWRDKLWRIVLPWVFGVLVIAPAVAYSAVFSRTSAPPGYVSFWINDFFGRYYQQAHYWFLGILALFFALLIVAYRLTPAYFARRPAVNNPPVRFFPLFALLSAAPFFFANLFFWSDAWVNCKYLFMIQPVRIGLYFCYFGLGVYAWKNAWFDGDGYRPSLLYWGPAAALMLVVFLAYRVAFTLTADIPVMFKAGHALVYANFCLSAAMALIALFARAAGSDASLWRGLAANSYAIYYVHQCIVIPLAYMVRKLPVNIWLKYFSVAACAVVLCYFVAKYCINPFFITGKRTAGL
- a CDS encoding FMN-binding glutamate synthase family protein, with amino-acid sequence MLMSMLMMKMLDPMFDEATVKMLTEDYKDNPFLLATVAEKLTPRGIIEAGIRAELGTTISRPLGSPVVLSPWNKLLLNPCQLFKLPTTNTLEITTGTVIGPRAAKPLRLDIPILITGMSYGGSLSLQMKMALAKGASLAGTATNTGESAVTDEERDSAKYLIGQYNRGGWLSGPEQLGRLDAIEIQLGQGAWGGAVEEPIRHDGIGEHLRRAWRLEKGQDTAVNARMPGKESTRDIIKMVNTMKEQYDVPVGVKIAGSDYIEYELAVIAQTRADYIVIDGAEGGTSAAPPTLEDDMGLPTFHSLVRTVDWLVENGLRDQFTLIIAGGLVTPGHFLKALALGADAVYIGTIALMAALQSQVVKVLPQAPPAQLALYDGKMNDKVDIEKAARHLANFLDSCTAEMKLAVQAAGKNAFSELDRGDLVTVDRELAEFAGIRYAGSHRRPGEQNDYRGWEERDRAGEQPWQQ